From the Juglans microcarpa x Juglans regia isolate MS1-56 chromosome 3D, Jm3101_v1.0, whole genome shotgun sequence genome, the window cccatttttttatttaatttctttttattggtaCCCAAGATAAAGTTCTCTCTAATTTCAGCGGTTCACAGTCTTGCAGAAATGAGTTTTTCACAAGTGCACATCCATGATTTCAAGTAATGCGGTTATTTTTGCGTACTCTTTTATGCATTTCACTAATAAAAATTGATtgcgtcattttttttaatataaaataactactttagtcaatcacatcaataaaatatgtaaGGATTACGTAAAACTAACTGTATATAACAAAATTCAGaaaataacatcactttacaaaaatacattcgtctcaaaatattgttatgaaatatattataaaatgtgatgtgtgtatatcattattcGTTGGCCATGCCTACAGTCCTTTGCTGTATTTCATTTGAATGGTAAGggattaatatttcatttattagaAATCTGGGTGTTCCATGTTACAAGTAGCACCTGATGATTGAATCAAATCCCAACATCTGTTTACAACAATTCTctgaatttaataaaacatcatCTCTTATGGAAATGTCTCCATGCTGAAACTTAATCATACCAGAACATTAGTGATAAAGAGTTCTTTGACTAAAGACACTAcagacaacaaaaaaattaaaaataaaaatgttaatcAGTTTGCCCCAAACTTTTCCATGTGATCTTCATTCCTGATTGATATACCCGATGAAGGTTCAAACTGCTCTCTGGACAGAAAAATGGAGTGTTGCTGCTCGTACGAGGGGCAACTCGACTCAAGTATCTGATGTGGAAGCACCATTTCTGGTTTAGCATATGCTCCACCCACAAGGACTCTTTGCTTCTTAATCAAACTTTCACCTTTGGGACTCTCGGCTGGGGAACTGAGATGGCAACCAGAATCTGGAGTCAATGGTTCATGGTGAGATGAGAAAGATTCATCAATGGAAAGGCTGGCAGGGGCACGTTCCTTGGCAGCCTTGTCTTGTAGGGGACCCTCGGAGGTTGGGGCAGGGGTTGCTGGGTCAGTCTTATTGTCAGAATCAGGGCAATTGTCACCTGATGCTGGACCTGGGACCCCAGAACCAGATGTTTCTGAAACAACTCCACCAAGTCGTTGTTGCTCCTCGATTATCTTCTTCAAGTATTTGCCCTGGGCTTCTATCCGTAACTGTAGCTGCCTCTGAACCTGTTATGCTTGAAAATATGCAGAAATTACAGGTTTGGTGAGAGTTGACAAATTAAGACTCCAACATGTCCCATTGCACTAGGGCACcaagaacaaaaatgaaaaagactaATTGCATCCCTGTCCCATTCTCCGACTCCAATTTACTTAAGTAGAATAGGTCACAtgctctctctttccctcagaAAAGCTAGATTAAGGGGATCATAAGAAAGATAATGATGAAAGAAAAACTAAATCAGTAGCttatacttgattttttttttttttgaaccgggtgtccaagaacagcatcccgactaatcctgggggtgcaCAGACCCTCGGTAAGAAGTTTCCCGCAaatgcacctcgggtaattcaagggaaaaatcccccagtccgatggcccctagagattgtttgcacccaaagagatttgaaccttagacctgggaggagcatacccccaagcccaaggcctttaccacttgagccaacccatAAGGGTTAAGCTTATACTTAATTTGATACTAGTAACAACGAGAAAACATGCCTCTAATTGCTCATGCAGTCGCTTCTGCACCTCCATCTGCAGCTTGAGGGCTTCATTTATTTGCATCCCACTGCAGAAAGGAAGAACACTTTCTTTCTCATACCAAGCAGCCAAATAACAAGCCATTTTGACAGTCAGATGTTATCGGATGTAAtcataatttgaaaaattttatgtcCATATGTCTTGAACACTTGAGAACATCGAacaggaaaggaaaataataaatgattccAACGATATAAATGGAAATCTTGCATCCAGAATGTGGGAGCTGTTACTGTTTAATAACCTACTAAATGAGTATATTATGGCATGAACGACATGGTAAAACTGACAGCTGTACTTACGATGAACCATCCAAACTTGAAAGCATATCCCCAGTTTCTTTCTTATCAGCTTTTTTCCCTTGCATCAAAATTTAAgaataagtgaaaaaaataatgtgaggCAGCTATGATCATTGATCATACATCTTCCCTATGGTTATCATCACAGAGAACCTGCCCTATACACTGGTCAATCAGAACATAGTTGCCATCATTGATGTAATAAATGAACATTGAACAAAAGAAATCGGTTAACCTACCATCTGATGATGAGTCCGGGAGATATTTTGCAAGCCGGTATTTCTGGATGCATCACAAAAACAGAGTCAAAAAAAGTGTCAGATGACAATGAATTTTAACATACGAATTCCTCAAACCCATCCACAAACATTCCGGGAAAAAAATCAAGTATGAGATAAATGGAAGAAGGAATTTTTGCATAGCACAGAATCAATTTTTATATACCTGTAAATGGCTTTTGACATGATATATTGTTAGACCTTGAACACCCATTACTCTGAGGACACCTTTGGGTGTAGCCCCTGGAAACAGAAcccagaaagaaaaagaagaaaaccatTTACAACAATTCcaatattcacaaataataattagcATAGGATTTGGTGAGTTTATCCATTGAATTTTGGTACTCCTTCAAGAGAAATTTAGGACCATTTGATTAGATTTTTATGCAATTCACACATTCTTCCTCTGTAACATTTTATATGAACAACCTAGCACCACG encodes:
- the LOC121255834 gene encoding myb family transcription factor PHL7-like isoform X2, producing MDPITGGNSHNNASLASKQRLRWTHELHERFVDAVAQLGGPDRATPKGVLRVMGVQGLTIYHVKSHLQKYRLAKYLPDSSSDADKKETGDMLSSLDGSSGMQINEALKLQMEVQKRLHEQLEVQRQLQLRIEAQGKYLKKIIEEQQRLGGVVSETSGSGVPGPASGDNCPDSDNKTDPATPAPTSEGPLQDKAAKERAPASLSIDESFSSHHEPLTPDSGCHLSSPAESPKGESLIKKQRVLVGGAYAKPEMVLPHQILESSCPSYEQQHSIFLSREQFEPSSGISIRNEDHMEKFGAN
- the LOC121255834 gene encoding myb family transcription factor PHL7-like isoform X1 — translated: MDPITGGNSHNNASLASKQRLRWTHELHERFVDAVAQLGGPDRATPKGVLRVMGVQGLTIYHVKSHLQKYRLAKYLPDSSSDGKKADKKETGDMLSSLDGSSGMQINEALKLQMEVQKRLHEQLEVQRQLQLRIEAQGKYLKKIIEEQQRLGGVVSETSGSGVPGPASGDNCPDSDNKTDPATPAPTSEGPLQDKAAKERAPASLSIDESFSSHHEPLTPDSGCHLSSPAESPKGESLIKKQRVLVGGAYAKPEMVLPHQILESSCPSYEQQHSIFLSREQFEPSSGISIRNEDHMEKFGAN